Part of the Bacteriovorax stolpii genome, ATCTCTAATTTAAACCGCAATGACCTGATGGTTTACGACCGCGCCTATACTTATGTGGATTTAAAACCAGAAATCGCTCTTGACCGCCAGATTTGTTTTAACGAAGCCATTATTAATGGAAACGCGAAAACTAAATCTACGGTTATTAATCGCGAAATTGATATTAAACCAGGGGAGTTGATCACTCCGGGGAAACTGGAAATCTTAAGACAGAAACTCTCGGGCCTGAACCTATTCTCTTCACTGCGCATCACTCCTTATATGATGTATGAATCTGAAGCATCTGGTTGTGCAAAAACCAATCTGGTGATCCAGGTTAAAGAAAAGGACTTTGGTCTGATTGAAGTGGCACCAGGATTTCGTACTGACCTGGGGGCCAAGCTCTCTACTGGTGTTTCATGGAACAACCTGGGTGGGATGAACCGCTCCCTGAGTTTAAGGCTTCAAGGAAACGAGCGTTTTAATTTAGATGGATTTGATGAGAGAAGAAGAAAAGATGACAAGGATTTGTTTGAGTATTCGTCACGTTTGACATTCACCGAGCCTTATCTTTTTCATGAGTATATAAAGACTCAGGTAGAATTTGAAACATCGGCCTCTTATCAGCGCATTCGTTTTTATGGATTCGATGCGGATATTTTAAGAATTTCACCACAGCTTTCTAAGAACTTTAATAGGTGGTTTTCAACATCGTTACGCTACCAGTTCGAGCGCATTGTTCAGTTTGATGCCACAGAAGAAAAAGATAACGATAACTTCTCGATCGGAGGTCTTACCCCGACGCTTACTTTGGATTTCAGAGACGATGTGATTAACCCAAGAAAAGGGGCCTTTTTTACATTATCTTCTGAATGGGCCAATAAATACTTCGGGTCGATGCATGAAAAAGACCTGGAAGTGAATTTTGTTAAAGTGATCAGCCGCAACCGCTTTTATTATCCGGTTGGGGATTTTACTCTGGCGCTTTCAATTGCGGCCGGATACCAGAAAAACTTTGCTGAAGATGTCTTAAAAGATGCCAATGGAAATGTTCTCCTCAATGCTAACGGACAGCCACGCACGCGCGGTTATATTCCGAGTATTAAGGTGTTCAGGCTGGATGGTTATGATGAGATCCGCGGATACGACCAGGGAGAGATTAATAGGCTTATGGATGGAACTCCGATCGGGGAAGTCATCGTCCAAAAGGAAGCTTATTTTACGGCCCTTAAATTTGAGCCTCGTTATAACCTGACCGACAACCTGAGATTAGGGGTCTTTTTTGACGCCGGGCGAGTGTTTGTCAGCGATTTTCAACCTACAAAACTGCGAACTTCCGTTGGAGCTGGGCTTAAGTACTTGACCCCTGTAGGCTCCCTGGACTTTGATTATGGATTCAAGTTGCAGCGCAAGACATATCCAGACAAGCAACGCGACTCAGTAGGTCGTTTCCACCTCTCAATAGGATTCTTTTAGTTTCCAGATTCTCTCCAAGAAGTGCTTGACGGAGGGCCGTAAAACTCGCTATAAGGGACAACACTTGCATTTTTCTGCATTTTATATTTGAATAAATACTTCGTAATTTTTCGTTCGCGAAAAACAATATTGAAGGGATCACTTTAAGGGAAAGCGTTATGTATACTCAAAAATCGTTCGTTCTAAAGCCAGCTGAAGCAGACAAAAAATGGTTCGTAGTCGATGCTCAAGACCAAATCGTAGGAAGACTAGCAACTCAAATTGCTGACATCCTAAGAGGGAAACTGAACCCAAAATTTACTTACAACACTGATTCTGGTGACTACGTAGTAGTTATCAACGCAGATAAGGTAAAATTCACTGGTGATAAGTGGAATGCTAAGGAATATAACTGGCACACAAACTTCACAGGCGGGATCAAAACTAGATCTGCTAAAGAACAACTTGAAAAGCACCCAGAACTAATCGTTATGGAAGCTGTAAAAGGTATGCTACCGAAAAATACTCTTGGTAGAAAACAATTAACAAAGCTTAAGGTTTTTGCAGGCGCAACTCATGATCACGCTGCTCAGAACCCAGTTGAATATAAATTAAAATAATAAAAGGATCATAAGATGGCTGCAAAAGGTAAAACATACGACACACACGCAATCGGTAGAAGAAAAACTGCTGTTGCAAGAGTTTACATGGCTAACGGGTCAGGTAAAATCACAATCAATAAAAGAGACGTAAGAAACTTCTTTAAACAAGAAACTAACCTATACGTTGTTAACCAACCATTAAACCTAGTAAAACTTGCTGAGAAGTTCGACTTCGTAATCAACGTTGCTGGTGGTGGGATTTCTGGACAAGCTGGAGCTATCCGCCTAGCTATCTCTAGAGCACTTATTAAAGTTCAACCAGGTCTTCGTTCTGAACTAAAAGCTGCTGGATTCCTAACAAGAGATCCAAGAGCTGTAGAAAGAAAGAAAGCTGGACGCGCTGGTGCTAGAAAGAGATACCAATTCTCGAAAAGATAATATTTGTCTATATATTGTCCTCGCAAAAAGCCCACAGAAATGTGGGCTTTTTTATTTTCTGGGCCTAGAATCCAATCATGCAGAACTTTAATGTCATCAAGGTTCGCGGCGCACGAACTCACAATTTAAAAAATATCAATATTGATATCGCTCAAGGAAAGATCACTTGTATCGCAGGTCCTTCGGGATCGGGAAAGAGTTCATTGGCGTTTCATACTCTGTTAACAGAGTCAAAGAGGCGCTTTATCAATTCGCTTCCGACCGATATGAAATTTTTTTGGGAAATCCCGCACACTGTTGATGTCGATAGTATTTATCCTGTATTGCCGGCCTGGGGACTTCCCCAGCACAATCCGGTCATCAACTCCAGACCAGTGGCCTTGGATGTTTTAGGGGGCCATGAGAGGCTTCAGCGTCTTTTTATGGAGCTGGGCTCGTTTGTTTGTCCTGATCATCATGTTCCGTATGAAAAATTCCTGGCAATGGAAAGTGAGATAATAAAACTTAAAAAAGATAAGGCTTCTGATGAAGAGGTGTATCACGTCTTTGCCAAAGCGGATGATTACCGCCGCACAGTCTCGAGTGAGATGAACCCATCAAGGTCATTTGGCAAAACGCTCAATGAGTTTAACGAAGAAGACCCTTGGTATGAACTCTTTAGAGTGAAAAGAAAAAATATAGATCAGATCCTCCCAAAGCTTAAAGAAGCAAAGCTGCGCGAAGATGCAGACATTTTGCTTTATGTATTGGGGGCGAAGAAAAAGATTCAGTTAAAGCATACTTATGAATATCGTTGCCCGATTTGCAATCGTCATTCAGAAGCACAAAAGGTTACTAACGTAGAGTCGCTTTCACCGCTTAATGCTCTTGGTGCTTGTCCGGCGTGTGAAGGGCATGGAGCGATTTTAACTTATGACAGAGAGAAATTAGTTAAGGACCCGACGAAGACTATTCGTGAAGGGGCGATTAACTTTCTTAACTTCTCCCATTTTCAGCATTTGTTTTCGACCTTTTTAAAAGAAGCAAAAAAAGCTGGTTACGATGTTGATGTTCCTTTTAAAGATCAGCCGCAAAGTATCTGGAAGTTCCTTTATGATGGTGCCGGAAAATACGAAGGCTTTAATGAGTATTTTGAGTATTTAAAAACCCAGCGCTATAAAAAAAACATTCGTATTTATATGAGAAGCATGCAGACTGAAGTTCTGTGTGAAGCTTGTGAAGGGACGCGTGTTTCCGAGAGAGCTGGAAGTATGTCATTGGTTCTGAAAGACAGAGTCGTGACTTACAAAGATTTTTTAAAGAATAATTTTGTTGATTCAAGTGGCTGCTTGAAAAAAATCAAAGAAGACTTAAAGTCAGTGCTTCTTCATGAGAAGTTGATGACGACTTTTGAAAAGCTCGAGCGTCTTTATCTGGTCGGCGTGGATTTGGGATTGGGGCATTTACAAAATACCAGAAAGGTTCGCTCGATGAGTTCGAGTGAATACCAGAGACTCCTTTTATCAAAGTATCTTTCTTATGAAGGATCGCAGTCATTGTTTGTTTTGGATGAGCCAAGTTTAGGGCTTTCGCTTTCGACACAGAAAAAATTGATTCAGTACCTGCGCTCACTTCGCGATCAGGGGAATACGATCATTATGGTGGAGCACTCGGAGTATTTAAAATCGACTTCGGATGAACTCATTTTGATGGGGCCTTTTGCCGGCGGGCGTGGGGGAGAAGTTCTTTATCAGGGACCGTACAAAGAGGATAAAAATAAACTGCCAAAGTTCGATTACAACTTAAATGGGTCGAAACATTTTATTGAGCTGGAAGAGGCCAATATCAGAGGGCTTAATAAAAAGAAAATTGAAATTCAAAAAGATGCGATCAACTGGGTTCACGGCGAGTCGGGAACCGGGAAGACATCGTTTATAGTGAATATCATTGCCAATGAAATTCATAAAAATGTTTATGGGACAAGACTTTCATTTGAGGATTATACGTTCAAGAAATTAAAAGGTGTCAAAGACGTTTCAGATGTGATTGTGATCAACAGCAGTCTGGATAAAATCAGCTCGCGCTCTACTGTGGCCACTTACACTGATCTTGGTGGATTTGTGCGCAAGTATTTTGCAGGTCTGGAAGTTTCAAAAAAACTAGGTCTTAAAGAAGGGCATTTCTCTTCCAACTCAGAGCTTGGACAGTGCTTGAGTTGTGAAGGACGTGGAGTAAAGATTGTAGAAATGCAATTTATGGAAGACGTGGAATTTGTCTGTGAAGACTGCCAAGGGAAAAAGCTAAAACCTTATTACGCCAATATTTCAGATGGAACGATGACGGCCTATGAGGCTTTCAATCTTCCACTTTCCGAAGTCCTTGGACATATTAAACTTACGCCAAAAGGAAAGAGAATCTGGGAGTACTTTAAAATTCTCAAGCTGGATTATCTTTCGCTCGATAGAACGCTCATTTCTCTCTCTGGTGGAGAAAGACAAAGGCTGCAACTTCTTACTCTTTTGGATAAAAAAATCCAGGGGGCGATGATCATTTTCGAGAACCTTACGAGTGGCCTTTCTCATCACGAGTACGCTCCACTTGCTGAGCTTTTGCACCAATTATCTGGCAGTGGCAACACCGTAGTAGTAATTGACCAAAATGCTTTTTTTGCTCAAATCTCCCACCATCAGATTGAGTTTTAAAAATCAGCAGCTTTGCAGGCATTTCTAGAGGAAAAGGTGTCTATTTTTTAGTCATAAAATCACTGTTTTTTTATCAATTTCTAAGAATGAAAAGCCGATAAAATAGTACTTAATTCCAGGGGGAAGACAGTGCTAAAGAAAGGCTTATTCATTTTAGTTCTTTTAGTAAGTTCATTAAGTGCATTTGCCACGACTTTTCAAATCATGCCTTTGGAGAAGTTAGTCGATGAATCAAACAGCGCTGCTGAAGTGGAACTTAAATCTAAAAAATCATTCATGAATAAAATGGGACTTATTTTTACTGAGTACACATTTGCGATGAATGAATCTTACAACATAGACAATAGTGACCTGGACGGAGAGTTTTTAAAAATAACCATGACAGGAGGAACGGTAAACGGGGTGACTTCATTTATCGATGGAGCTCCTGAGTTTGCAGTTGGAGAGAAATCATTTCTTCTGCTTAAGAAAATTGAATCTAAAATTTACCTGAGCAATTTCACTATGGGGAAATATAAAATCGAAAACCGCGACGGCCAGGTTTATTATGTTTCGAGCGTGTTCCCATACGACACCGATATCGGTCAGGTAAAAAAAGAGCGTATGATCGACATGATCAAAACGAAATTTAAAACAACTCGTGCGCCTGAGGTTGATAGTGCTGCTCCTGTTGAAGGATCAAAAAAACAGGGCGTCTTTGCAAAAAATGTAACTTTTGAAAAACGTGCTCCAGCACAGGTCGATGAGCAAGGACACAATGATGGCATTGTGGCCATGTGGTCTTTTTTTGGTTTGATGGTTATTAGCGCTCTGACGATGTGGTGGAAGTTGAAAAAGGGAACGAGAACTTAAGTTGAAAAAAACAATAATTGCAATTCTATTTTCACTTTCTGTAACTCTGTTTTTAACAGAGGCGAAGGCCTATGTGCAAAACCGCACGACCAGCGATTCTTTAGTCCACTGGACGAACGGCATTGCACTATTAGATATTTTTGTTAACAGCACAAACACTCAGTCTCTTTCTTCGGCGACGGTTCAGTCGATTGCCGCTAACTCAATTGCTCAATGGGATGGAAAATCTAAAATCAGCTTGCGTAAAAACCAAACAGCTGGCTCCGGACAGACGGGATTAAATGAAATTTACTTTTCAACAGATCCTTCGGTTTTTAACGGGACAGGTGTTGTTGGAGTCACTCAGGTTTATTATAAAAATAACACCGGTGAAATTATTGAAGCAGATATTTTAATCAATGATAATTTTACCTTTTCTACGGCAGTGACAGAGGTGAATTATCTAGGGAACGTTCTGACTCATGAGATGGGGCATTTTCTTGGTTTAGGTCACAGTCAGGTTAATGGCTCGAGTATGTTTTATGCTTTAAGCAGAGGACAAAACCAAATATCGAGTGATGATAAGGCCGGAGTTTACTCTATTTACCCGAATGGTGATTCTACTAAAGGGTCATTGAATGGAAAAGTTGTTGGTGGGCGCTCATTAATTAGTGTTTTTGGAGTTCATGTTCAGGCGATTTCTCTTAAAACCGGACAAGTGGCCGGATCCAATATCAGTGATTATGACGGGACCTTTGTGATTGATGGTCTGGATAAAAATGACAAGTATTACTTGTACACGTCACCAATTGCGCTGGTAGGCCTTCCTAATAAATACTCAAATGCCCATTACGATTTCTGTGATAACTCGAAAAAATACCGTGGAAGTTTCTTTCAAAAGTGTGGTTCTGCCGGAGAAGGTTTTCCTCAGTCCGTGAGTCTTAATTCTTCAAGTGTGAATGTTGGGAATGTAACGATTCGTTGTGGCCTTGATGTTCCGGTTGAATATATGCAAAATAAAAATATCACTCCGGCTGGCTTTGATATTCAAAGCAGTGTGATGAGTGGATTGGGTAACGCTTTCGTCGGTTTTTTCTCTGCTCAAGAAATGAGTCAATCGGGAAGTGCTGATTATTTCCGCATGGACCTTTCTGGCGTTTCAGATTGGGATGCGGTGGGGACAGGGAGCCTTTATGCTGAGTTCAGGATTTTAAATCAAAGTTTCTATTCTCCTTTCAAGGCCAATATTTCAGTTAAAAGAGATTCCGGAACAACCAATGTCACGCCAAAATACATTCAGGAATCAGATGGCTGGTTAAATCTTGAAACGGTGGTGCGCGTTCCGATTAACAGATCACTTTTGTCGGATAATAACTTCGAAATTACTGTGACGCCTGAATCAATGGAGTTCCCCTACTTCCCGAACGGGCTTCCATATACTAAAACAGATTATTTTCCATCATCGGGATACTTTGAAGATTCTCTATACTTCTATTTAGTCAGTGCATCTATTGTAAGAGACAATGGAAATTCGACTTTTTCATTGGTGTCTTCGAAGGAACAAGTGCTCACTGACAACACTCAATGTACCGATGCAAACAACACTTACGCGTTAACAGACTTCACAACCAAGGGCACGACATCGAGTGGGGCGCGCAAGAAAGACGACGGTATCGCTTGTGGAACGGTGGACCTTAACGGTGGATCTGGCAATGGGCCGGGTGGATTTTTTATTGGTCTGATTTTGAGTCTAATTCTTTGCCATCTAACCTCTTCAATCATTAAGCAGAATAAGCCAAAACATATAGCAAGATAACCCAAGCTGATTTATACTTTTATGAGTATATTTAGCCGGGGCTTATATGAAACTTGTCGCTCTTTCTCTCTCTCTGTTTTGCTTAACATCAATCTTTACAGGACCAGCGCTAGGCCAGGATCTTCTAAAAGAAAGAATCAGAAAACTAAGCAACAACAAAACTTCAATCTACGTTGAAAAGGGAATCTTTCACAACGGTGGAGTTAAGCTTCAATCGACGCTTAAATCTCTGCGCCAGTCGTATAACCCAAAACAAGGTTTTGAAAGAATCGTTATCGACTTCTCGACAAATCAAGTTCCAAAAATCTATGGACACATTTCTTCAGATGATAAAAAAATGTACCTGGATATCTTTGAAACAAGCCTAGCTAAAGACTTCAAAACCGTGGCCAATACTCGTTTTATTAACAAGATCAATTTTTTCCCAATCGAATCAAATCATTTGTCTATTGATATGCAATTAAAAGGCAAAGTGATCGCTGATATTTTTTACCTGGAAAATCCAGGCCGTCTCGTTATTGATTTGAAAAATTAATTTCCTGGAGTTTAATAATGTCTGATTTAGAAAGTGATTTCCAAGTAAAGCTAAAGCCGTCGACTGGCAAGGAAGAGCTTCCAAAGCTTCCTGAAGTCGTTGTTATTATCCCGATCATGAACAGCCCGATTTTCCCGGGAATGATCGCACCTATTATTCTGAGTGAAGAAAAATTCACACCAGAACTGGATGAGTCACTTTTAAAAACAGGTTATGTCGCTCTTAACTTGGTTAAAAACGACCTGAAGAATGATGAAGGCGAAGTAATCCCTGAGGAAGAAATTGATTTCGACAAAAAAGAAATCAAATCAGGTGATATCTATAAAGTTGGGGTTCTTTGTAAAGTTGTAAAGAAACTTAAACTTCCAGATGGATCAGTGAACGTTCTTGTTCACGGTATGAAGAGATATAGAGCTTCAGAAATTCTTTCTGAGTCTCCAATCTTAAAAACAAAAATTGAAGTTTTTGATGACATCCTTGAGACTGATGAAGAACTTGATGCTTACACAAGATCAGTTATCAATCAGGTAAAGAAACTTTCAGAAATCAACCCATACTTCAACGAAGAGATGAAGCTGGCGATGTTAAACTCGCCTTCTCCTGGGTCACTGGCCGACCTTGTAGCATTTGCGATCTCTCTTGATATCCCGGAAGCGCAGGACTTCCTTGAAACACTTGTTGTTAAAAAGAGATTTGCGAAACTTCTTGTTTATTTAAAGCGTGAAAAAGATGTAGCTGATATCCAGAAGAAAATCTCTGATGAAGTTAACGATAAAGTTAACAAATACCAGAGAGAGTACTTCCTTCGTGAACAGCTAAAAGTTATTCGTTCTGAACTTGGTATGGAAGAGGATGAAAAGTCTCGCGATATCAAGAGAATTAAAGAAGAAATCGAAAAAGTTGGAATGCCTGAAGATGTTTTAAAAACAGCGAAGGAAGAACTTGAGAGACTGGAGCTTATTCCAGACTCATCTCCAGAATACAACGTAGCGAGAACTTACTTAACATGGTTAATTGAACTTCCATGGAAGAAGTCGACAGATGACAACATCGATATCGCTGCTTCTAAAAAGATCCTGGAAAAAGACCACTACGGTCTTGAAAAGGCCAAAGAAAGAATTCTTGAATTCCTTGCCGTAAGAAAGCTTAAGCCTTCATACGATGGAACGATCCTGTGTTTAGCAGGTCCTCCGGGAGTGGGTAAGACGTCTCTTGGTAAATCAATCGCCGCCTCTCTAGGAAGAACGTTCTACCGTTTCTCTCTAGGGGGAATGAGAGATGAAGCTGAGATCAAAGGACACAGAAGAACTTACGTGGGAGCAATGCCAGGTAAGATCATTCAGGCATTAAAGAGAGTAGAAGTAAACAATCCGGTTATTATGCTGGATGAGATTGATAAAATCGGGAAGTCTTTCCAAGGGGACCCGGCATCAGCTCTACTTGAAGTATTAGATCCAGAACAGAACTCGACATTCATCGACAACTATCTGGACATCCCTTTTGATTTATCAAAAGTGCTTTTCATTGCAACAGCTAACTACATCAATGATATTCCGGAAGCTCTTCTAGACCGTATGGAAGTTATCGAGCTTTCTGGTTACACGCTGGAAGAAAAAGTTGCGATCACAACGAAATGGATTATTCCTCGTCAGCTTAAGAAGCACGGTCTGACAAAATCAGATTTCTCTTTAAGCCTAAATGTTATCAAGAAAATTATTGCAGACTACGCTCGTGAGCCAGGTGTGCGCGTTCTTGAGCAACATATTGCTAAGCTTTGTAGACGTGCAGCTCTTGAAAAAGTGTCTCGCCCTAAAAATAAAGCGAAAAAATTTGTTCCAGCAACAACGAGCCTGGAAGAAATGCTGGGAACTCCACGTTTCCATTCTGACTCTGCAGAAAAGAAAAATAAACCAGGTGTTGTTACAGGTCTTGCTTGGACAGCGTACGGTGGAGAGATTCTTTTCATTGAAACTCTTCCACTTAAAGGGAAAGGATTCAAACTTACAGGTCAGCTTGGTGGCGTAATGAACGAGTCAGCAACACTAGCTTACTCATACGTTAAAAAACTTCTTCAAAACCAAATGGACGAGAAGAAGCCTGCTCCAGTTAAGAAGAAAGCGACTAAAGCTCCGGCAACTCCAGTTGTTAAGAAAGATGAGCATGAAAATGAAGATTACCTGGCAGCACACGAAGTTCACCTTCACCTTCCAGCAGGAGCAACTCCTAAGGATGGACCTTCTGCTGGTATTACGATGGCCCTTGCTCTTTACAGCTTAGCGACTAACAAAGCGGTTGATTCTGATATCGCGATGACAGGGGAGTTGAGCTTAACTGGTAAGGTTCTTCCGGTTGGTGGAATTAAGGAAAAGGTTCTGGCGGCAAAACGCGCTGGGATTAAAAATATCATTCTCCCAAAACAAAACGAGAAAGACCTAAAAGAAGTTCCAGTCCTACATAGAAAAGGAATGAAGTTCTACCCGGTTTCGCATTTTGATGAAGTTCTGAAGATTGCTTTAAAAAAGTAATAAATCTAAAAATAGAAAGGCCGGTCTCCACCGGCCTTTTTTATAAACACTCTAGATAAACACAATTCCCCGTTTCTTGTGCAAACATGAGATGTTTACATTTCTCATATCGGACACCGGTATTTATCTTTAAATGGAATTAACCTTAAGATTTAGGCATAAAAAAACCGCCTAAATTAGGCGGTCTTTTATATAAGAAATAAATGAAGAATAAGATCTTAGAATTCGTCTGAGTCGTACTCGCTGATTGGAGCGTGCTTGATTTTACCAGCAGCGATCTCTCTTAGTGCCGTTACAACTTCTTTGTTTTTAGACTTAACTAGAGGCTCAGCTCCTTCTCTTAGTTGCTTTACTCTCTTAGTAGCTAGGTGAACTAGCTCATATCTGTTTTCAACTTTTTCTAAACAGTCTTCGATAGTAATTCTTGCCATTGGATTGTCTCCTAAAGCCGATTGGGGCTAAAAATAGATTTACGAACTTTAGGTTATAGACGGAATCGGTATTTTTGTCAAAGGAACCCGCTTGGGTCCCTTATGATTCCAGCTTTTTATATAACGCATCAATCTCTTTAGCGTAAGTTTTCAGGATAACCTTCTTCTTAAGCTTCAGGGAAGGGGTAATCTGGCCGTTTTCGACCGTAAAATCACTCGGTGCAATAAAAAACCCTTTAATACTCTCAAAGCTGGCCAGCTCTTTGTTTACGGTATGGATCTCCTGGTCGACGATCTCATAAACTTTCGAGTCCTCAGCGAGCTCTTCATAGGTTCTGCCGCTCACGCCGTCATCGCGGAAGGCTTCGTGGTCGATACTGATAATCGCGACCAAGAACTTTCTCTGGTCTCCGACAACCATGGCATTAGAAATATGCTTTTGCAGTTTAAGCGTGTTCTCAATTTTTTGAGGGGCCACGTTTTTCCCTGCACTGGTA contains:
- a CDS encoding BamA/OMP85 family outer membrane protein; this translates as MKRLLLLLILLSTMMVNPAMAQETSVPKGAVLKAVELNNPAMKKRFGTYFKAIIGKTYDNLTLKIQIDQITKDLFNSGYFNAIVKHELQVEAGNVFAKIIVEPKERVNFEFKGNNVFSHQELRTKLLEKIKNEFGKFDIAGLATYIADQYEETGFYQTGVKFYQNEGLDLEKGKVINYFFVIDEGFKVIVKEIVYRGNSYLKSKEIEEIFKKSGTPLARGGFYDKKFFDEFSDILKKEYLSRGFVFVEVSKPRVVTNDEDDTVSIEYGIAEKQQVILRNITFQKVPEELATGVKSALVNKEGAPINIVEIESDLRKMIIHFQNEGYYFATISNLNRNDLMVYDRAYTYVDLKPEIALDRQICFNEAIINGNAKTKSTVINREIDIKPGELITPGKLEILRQKLSGLNLFSSLRITPYMMYESEASGCAKTNLVIQVKEKDFGLIEVAPGFRTDLGAKLSTGVSWNNLGGMNRSLSLRLQGNERFNLDGFDERRRKDDKDLFEYSSRLTFTEPYLFHEYIKTQVEFETSASYQRIRFYGFDADILRISPQLSKNFNRWFSTSLRYQFERIVQFDATEEKDNDNFSIGGLTPTLTLDFRDDVINPRKGAFFTLSSEWANKYFGSMHEKDLEVNFVKVISRNRFYYPVGDFTLALSIAAGYQKNFAEDVLKDANGNVLLNANGQPRTRGYIPSIKVFRLDGYDEIRGYDQGEINRLMDGTPIGEVIVQKEAYFTALKFEPRYNLTDNLRLGVFFDAGRVFVSDFQPTKLRTSVGAGLKYLTPVGSLDFDYGFKLQRKTYPDKQRDSVGRFHLSIGFF
- the rplM gene encoding 50S ribosomal protein L13, which produces MYTQKSFVLKPAEADKKWFVVDAQDQIVGRLATQIADILRGKLNPKFTYNTDSGDYVVVINADKVKFTGDKWNAKEYNWHTNFTGGIKTRSAKEQLEKHPELIVMEAVKGMLPKNTLGRKQLTKLKVFAGATHDHAAQNPVEYKLK
- the rpsI gene encoding 30S ribosomal protein S9, encoding MAAKGKTYDTHAIGRRKTAVARVYMANGSGKITINKRDVRNFFKQETNLYVVNQPLNLVKLAEKFDFVINVAGGGISGQAGAIRLAISRALIKVQPGLRSELKAAGFLTRDPRAVERKKAGRAGARKRYQFSKR
- a CDS encoding matrixin family metalloprotease, producing MKKTIIAILFSLSVTLFLTEAKAYVQNRTTSDSLVHWTNGIALLDIFVNSTNTQSLSSATVQSIAANSIAQWDGKSKISLRKNQTAGSGQTGLNEIYFSTDPSVFNGTGVVGVTQVYYKNNTGEIIEADILINDNFTFSTAVTEVNYLGNVLTHEMGHFLGLGHSQVNGSSMFYALSRGQNQISSDDKAGVYSIYPNGDSTKGSLNGKVVGGRSLISVFGVHVQAISLKTGQVAGSNISDYDGTFVIDGLDKNDKYYLYTSPIALVGLPNKYSNAHYDFCDNSKKYRGSFFQKCGSAGEGFPQSVSLNSSSVNVGNVTIRCGLDVPVEYMQNKNITPAGFDIQSSVMSGLGNAFVGFFSAQEMSQSGSADYFRMDLSGVSDWDAVGTGSLYAEFRILNQSFYSPFKANISVKRDSGTTNVTPKYIQESDGWLNLETVVRVPINRSLLSDNNFEITVTPESMEFPYFPNGLPYTKTDYFPSSGYFEDSLYFYLVSASIVRDNGNSTFSLVSSKEQVLTDNTQCTDANNTYALTDFTTKGTTSSGARKKDDGIACGTVDLNGGSGNGPGGFFIGLILSLILCHLTSSIIKQNKPKHIAR
- the lon gene encoding endopeptidase La — protein: MSDLESDFQVKLKPSTGKEELPKLPEVVVIIPIMNSPIFPGMIAPIILSEEKFTPELDESLLKTGYVALNLVKNDLKNDEGEVIPEEEIDFDKKEIKSGDIYKVGVLCKVVKKLKLPDGSVNVLVHGMKRYRASEILSESPILKTKIEVFDDILETDEELDAYTRSVINQVKKLSEINPYFNEEMKLAMLNSPSPGSLADLVAFAISLDIPEAQDFLETLVVKKRFAKLLVYLKREKDVADIQKKISDEVNDKVNKYQREYFLREQLKVIRSELGMEEDEKSRDIKRIKEEIEKVGMPEDVLKTAKEELERLELIPDSSPEYNVARTYLTWLIELPWKKSTDDNIDIAASKKILEKDHYGLEKAKERILEFLAVRKLKPSYDGTILCLAGPPGVGKTSLGKSIAASLGRTFYRFSLGGMRDEAEIKGHRRTYVGAMPGKIIQALKRVEVNNPVIMLDEIDKIGKSFQGDPASALLEVLDPEQNSTFIDNYLDIPFDLSKVLFIATANYINDIPEALLDRMEVIELSGYTLEEKVAITTKWIIPRQLKKHGLTKSDFSLSLNVIKKIIADYAREPGVRVLEQHIAKLCRRAALEKVSRPKNKAKKFVPATTSLEEMLGTPRFHSDSAEKKNKPGVVTGLAWTAYGGEILFIETLPLKGKGFKLTGQLGGVMNESATLAYSYVKKLLQNQMDEKKPAPVKKKATKAPATPVVKKDEHENEDYLAAHEVHLHLPAGATPKDGPSAGITMALALYSLATNKAVDSDIAMTGELSLTGKVLPVGGIKEKVLAAKRAGIKNIILPKQNEKDLKEVPVLHRKGMKFYPVSHFDEVLKIALKK
- the rpoZ gene encoding DNA-directed RNA polymerase subunit omega, encoding MARITIEDCLEKVENRYELVHLATKRVKQLREGAEPLVKSKNKEVVTALREIAAGKIKHAPISEYDSDEF